Within Lolium rigidum isolate FL_2022 chromosome 5, APGP_CSIRO_Lrig_0.1, whole genome shotgun sequence, the genomic segment CCATCACGCGAATGAAGAAATACCGATCAATGCATACACCTTAGTCTACCCCTTTGGAATACCTGATagacacctttatgatcaccctaTTATAGTGTGATTGATGATGCAGTCAAAGCAGCCTCCCGTGGTAACGATtagatatgatctcatggtctaaggattaggttactacgcTTTCATATCTATCACAACGATCAACTTTATGATTTGATCGTGTTGCAATACTTATATTGGGTATGTCATCATATCAGTAACCCAATGATATGCTCCCATTGCCATTTGAAAAGaatctccatgatcgggaaaaaCCTTGATCATCAGATGACCAATGAGCTAGTACCCATAAATGCTCACTAGGGACCCTGGTTATTTACATACCGcacgtgtatcaatgtttcctatcaatacagttatagcatgtcACGAAACTTATTATGAACTATCGAGATATAATAATAAAGATCCTTTGTTATTTGCCTCTAGAGCATTATATCCAACAGTATCCCACTTACACTAGAGTACAAATAATTTAGTTGAATTTGTTACTAATCCTAACACCATATCACATGTGTGATATCAATCATGCTTGCTCGTGAAAAGTGTTATGTTAACAACCCGGATCATTCAGATCCTTGTGTTCTTTCTAAATCGTATGTCACCTAATTTAACATTACTCTATCATTAAAATGATAATCTCCTAATTTATACAATTTGGTATTAGATCGAGTGAGATTTTTCATCATGTGTACACAATGATGTTTTGTTCAGACACCTTTCACTTGGTTATGTACACTAGAAAACACACTCAACTGAAATTCGAAATTTCTCGGTCAAACTATTAATGCAGATTCAAGGATAATGCATCCCATGCAGTTTCCATGGCGAACCATTATGATTTCAACTCGAGGCTTTTATTAGTGTGAGATTTCCATTTTGTAGGTCAGCACCTTGCACCAACGTAATATCGTGCGTTCAAGTTTACTATCATTTACAGATCAGAAGTATATCATCAGTTCTCGCTAGACACTGAGAATAAACTTAACTCCAGTTCAACGGTTTACTTGGAAATCACTTCAAAACATGTTCTTGTGGCTAAGAACTTAGCTCACATTATGTCGTTGTACATTACAAGGTTAAAAGACAGAATTCTATGACTAAGGCATAGGGGACGTAGCACATCCCTTCTCTCTTATTcaaccattctaaatttcttcaaATGTAATCCAGAAAAATATTTCGACTTAATTTTCATTAAACGTATCGACTTCTCTTGATAAACCTTTAATGCTTTAATGTTCAATTTCATCCATAGAATATTTACTGCTTGAATAATCTTTAGTACCACACCTATAGCATTCTTAATATGTCATCCACACATGAGAATCTTGTTAAGCTTCTACTCAAATATGTCAATTACATATAAGATCAGGAAGACGCTCTTAGCTCCCACCCAAATGTGAAATCTTCATATAAACATTATGCTTACCTCCCACTCAAATGTGTCATCTACACAGAACATTAGGAAGGTTATTTACCTCCCACTCAATTTCTTTCAAATGCAGGTCTTCTAGATATCGTGGGTAATTTGAAAATCCTTTTAGGACCGTGATATTTTTTGAATGTAAAGACGGAAAAAAAAGTTGCATGAATCTCTGCGTAATAATAGATCTTAGTATACTAGTAAGAATTAGCAAATCCATATTTTCTATATCAATAAAAATAGGTGGTTGCTTTCAGAAAAAAAAGCTCTGCTGCATTTCGCCAAAAAAAAGTTGGGTCTGCCTAGGAAGCAGTCGCCTGAGAATAGCTAAAGTCTCAGTCGATCGATGGTATAGGTAGCTAGCTCCAACCCGCGTACAACTATGGACGTTTGTGGCCACTAGATACTTTGTCCTTCATGCCCATAGTAATCACATTGGAGACACCTCCATGCACATGCATGTAAAAACTTTTTTTTTGTTCGTGAAGTGTGCTGGTAGCTACTAGCTTAATTAACTTAGCACGTCATCTGTATTAACACCCTTACGTTGGAAGACATCGCAGTGCACCTCAAAACCCGGGTAGGGTTACACATTTTctcaagaaaagtgcaactcgtatcAAAAATTAATTATGGTTGAAACTCATATTAAAAAATCCGGATAGAGTTACATATTttttgagaaaagtgcaactcatacgAAAACGTTTGTAGTTGAATATTTCATGAGAAAATTGCAACTCGTGTGAAAAAACGGttagagttgcacatttcttgagaaaGGTGCAACTCATATCGAAAACCGGTTAAGTTAcacatttcttgagaaaagtgcaactcatgtAAAAAACTGGTTAGAATTGCAACTCGTATAAAAAAGTGGGATGGAGTTGCACATTttttgagaaaagtgcaactcatataaAAACGCTTAGAGTCAAACACTTTTTGAGAAAAATGCAATTCGTATGAAAAAACGGTTATAGTTGCGCATTTCTTTAGAAAAATGCAACTAATAACATAAATCCGACAGAGTTACATTTTTTGGAAAAAAGTACAACTCATATAAAGACTAGATAGAGTTACACATTTCTTAAGAAAAGTGCAACATGTAAGAAAAAACGGTTatagttgcatatttcttgagaaAAATGCAACTAATAACATAAATCCGATAGGGTTACACATTTCTTGGAAAAAAGTGCAACATATATAAAAAAAACTAGATAGAgttacacttttttttttgataaaagtgcaactcatataaAAACCTCTTAGAGTCGAACATTTCTTGAGAAAAATACAACTTGTAACATAAATCGGATAGAGTTACACATTTATTGGAAAAAGTGCAACATATGAGAAAACCGGGCAGAGTTGCATATTTctcgagaaaagtgcaactcatataaAAAACTAGTTAGAGTTGCACATTTTTTAAGAAAAATGCATCTCATATAAAAAAGATAGAGTTGCATATCTCTTGAGAAAAGTGCAAACTTACATAAAAGCACATAAAAGCGACTAGTGATAATGATGTTTTGAGAAAAGTGAAATTCATGTAAAAACCAGCTAaagttgcatatttcttgaaaATGTGTGACAAGAATGAAATGACAATGCCTCTGTTTAGTGTTTGAAAGAACCCACACACAAAGAGTCAAACACAAGAAAAAGAAGTACTACAGAAAAATTGTGAGGTAAAAGGGAAAAGAAGGCCGTCATCATTGTACCAAAAGCCCATCCCGCCTCGCTGCCGCAAAAGGCCCAGAGCAATGCACGCGTGTGCACCTTTGCCGCAAGGAAAAGCTAATCTCCAGAAATCAATAGGATCGGACGGCCGGAACGATCGACTGAGACATAAgataatctcagtcaactgatttTTAGCAAATCCAAAAAAAGTTAGTGCCTGCGTATATTAATACAGTAAATACTATGACCAAAATGTTCAGCGTGTTGTGTATGTACATGTACATCGTCCATTCACGTATAATGCCTAATCAACATCACCAGAAAGCAAGAAACCGAAATCGATTCCGTGGACGAAAATCTCAGAAGTTCTCCTTGTGGAAGACGAACTTGGTGGTGGTCCGGTGGGAGAAGTCCTGCGAGAGTCGCCTGAGCTCCGGCGTCACCTTCTGGTCGCCGCAGTAGAAGACCCCCACGCGCTGGCCCTGGTGGTCGCAGGCGACTCGCTTGAAGACGTCCCGCCAGCACGGCCTCGCGAAGTGGGTGCGGACGCGCGTCCCGGACACCACGTCCACGCCGCTCTTGGCGTGGTGGAGCGCCTGCAGCATGAGCACCATGGCCGACCGCGCGTCCCCTTCCTCGTACACGCTCGTGCAGTGGTTGTGCAGCTCCACCACGTCGCCGGCGGCGTCGCGCTCCGCCACCTCGTCCATCACGCCGCGGAACCACTCGAAGGACCCTTCCTCCCGCGTGCACCAGTAGAAGTAGACCTTCTTCGTCATGAACGGCGCATCGTCCTCGTCGGCGTAGCCGTGGCCGGGCTGCTTCTGCTGGATGTTGTTGAGCACGTCCTTGACGATGCTGATCAGCGGCGTGGCGCCGATGCCCAGGCCGATGAGGAGCAGGACGTCGTACTTGCGGAAGTCCTGCGCCGGCGCGCCGTACGGGCCGTCGATCAGCAGCTTCGGGAACGTCCTGAGGAAGAACAGAGAGTTACATCCACGGGCCGATCACAATTCATATAAGTATTCTCAACAACATCGACAGCCATTCAGACGTACTTGGTGTTGTGCTCCATAGACGTGAAGTCGGCCCTGAGGAGCCCGCTCTGCCCCATCGCCGGTGGCCGGCAGCTCTGCGAGAAGATGGCTCTGAATTTCGAAGTCCAGTCACCCCGGCACCGGATGTGCATGCTCAGGTAGTCGTCGCCGGGAGCAGAGGTGATGGTGAAGGGGTGCCTGCAACATGCCATCGATCGTGTCAACTCAGGTGTGTGTGTGAGGAGGCCAAATCAGCCCTTCACTGGCAGAGACGATTGATGAAGCTCACCACTCGAACGGCGAGACCTCGCCGCAGTTGACGTAGATGTACTGTCCACTCTTGTACCTGAACCCATGGGGCTTGCTCATGTGGATGGCGATCACATTACCAGGGTACACCGCCACCTTCTCGATCCTCACCGTCGTCAAGCCGTGCGACCTCAGCGCCCGGAGCAGGCGCTCGCCGGCGTACAGCAAGACCGGGATGGCAAGGTACATCCATGTCTGAATTGTTAACAAAGTTCATGTCAAGTTGTCAACTCTGTACTATGGAATATGGATGTTGATTCGCAGCGACGAACTGAATAGTAGAAAACTCGGCTGACTGACACTCACCGTCTGCTTGTACCATGTCCGGTTGATGTAGAGGCAGACGCCGTGGACGACGAGGGCGATgtagacgacgacgaagaggtggtgGGAGTACCAGAACATGTTGAACCCGCTGAGCCTCTTCAGCGGGTTGCCCTCGCCGAGCTTGCTCCGGCGGAACCGCGGGTGCGCCAGCGTGAACGCGACGGCCATGAGCACCACCATGATCACGCCGGTGATGCCCTCCACGCCCCGCACGAACCACCAGTAGTCCGGGATCCTCGTCTGCCCGAAGTAGCGCTTCATGGGCTCGTACGCCTCGTCGCTGGCGTGGAGCAGGCGCGGGAAGTCGCACGTCAAGTGCGTCACCCCGTGCAGCGCCACGCCGACGGCCACGCCGCCCGCCACCACCTTGTGGAAGTTGATGTTGTCGTTGAAAGGCACGATGGCGCCCAGCTTGGTCCGAGACCGGAGCCAGGTGACCGTGTTGCGGCACACGGGGAGGAGGATGAGTGCCATGTTGAACTTGGTGGTCTCGGCGCCGCCCTTCGCCACGCACACGCAGTAGCCCATGACGTCGAAGGTCGGGTGGCGCCGGTACGCGGCGAACTTCCAGGCGAAGAGGCCGGCGTTGATGGCCAGCCACAGCGACATCACCCACACGCGCTTCCAGTTGTCCTCCAGGAAGTAGCGCGCCGCCGTGAGGCCGCGCCGGAGCGGGTTCGCGTCCCGCGCCGGCACCAGCCTCTGGCTGATGAGCTGGCTGATGTTGGAGCTGTGCGGCACCTGCAGGCCCGACGGGGCCTGGGAAgggggcagcagcagcagcgactCCAGCGTAGCAATCTGACCAAGATGGAGTTGCCATGAACAGTGTCAGTGTCACTGAATTGCTGACCATGTCACATCCAATTAATTCGAGATGAAGGGTGAAAGCATGTAGTACCTCGATGTAGCCGAGCTGGGCGGGGTCGAGCTCTTCCATGATCAACGCCGTGTACTCGTCGACGCGGTCGAGGATCTTGGTGAGCTTGTTCGCGGAGGCCGTCAGGGTGAGGACCTCTTTGAGCTCCTCTTCGGTGATCTGGCCGTCTGCGTTCTTGTCAACCCTGCATTAAGTTGAGCAGTATCGGTATTTTGACATCACGCTTAAATGGAAATTACGATACAGTATTGGATTTGAATCTGAAGACAAACATACATGTCAAAGAAAGTCTGAAGCTTGGCATC encodes:
- the LOC124655079 gene encoding respiratory burst oxidase homolog protein B-like; amino-acid sequence: MDRQAGNGNGGPPPEYKGPDGKSASRRSTRFKEEKEYLEVTLDVRGDGDAVAIHSARQALRGLQFLNQSVVTQGSWPEAEKRFNRLAVDGLLLRSRFGQCIGMVGSDEFSVQMFDALARRRGIVAQVLTKDELREFWEQLSDPGFDAKLQTFFDMVDKNADGQITEEELKEVLTLTASANKLTKILDRVDEYTALIMEELDPAQLGYIEIATLESLLLLPPSQAPSGLQVPHSSNISQLISQRLVPARDANPLRRGLTAARYFLEDNWKRVWVMSLWLAINAGLFAWKFAAYRRHPTFDVMGYCVCVAKGGAETTKFNMALILLPVCRNTVTWLRSRTKLGAIVPFNDNINFHKVVAGGVAVGVALHGVTHLTCDFPRLLHASDEAYEPMKRYFGQTRIPDYWWFVRGVEGITGVIMVVLMAVAFTLAHPRFRRSKLGEGNPLKRLSGFNMFWYSHHLFVVVYIALVVHGVCLYINRTWYKQTTWMYLAIPVLLYAGERLLRALRSHGLTTVRIEKVAVYPGNVIAIHMSKPHGFRYKSGQYIYVNCGEVSPFEWHPFTITSAPGDDYLSMHIRCRGDWTSKFRAIFSQSCRPPAMGQSGLLRADFTSMEHNTKTFPKLLIDGPYGAPAQDFRKYDVLLLIGLGIGATPLISIVKDVLNNIQQKQPGHGYADEDDAPFMTKKVYFYWCTREEGSFEWFRGVMDEVAERDAAGDVVELHNHCTSVYEEGDARSAMVLMLQALHHAKSGVDVKVTPELRRLSQDFSHRTTTKFVFHKENF